One part of the Ktedonobacterales bacterium genome encodes these proteins:
- a CDS encoding response regulator has translation MVAAEDKRHTVLVVDDDPDLLQLLTDGLELLGHFSVVGAENGIQGLEQFFEIRPDCMVIDVMMPGLDGYQLMKALRGDPESAATPLIMLTALDQDKNRFAGLASGADHYLIKPVTPRKLVKSVQQAIAMSAGERSQRLQVLAQESGELVLEE, from the coding sequence ATGGTTGCTGCCGAGGATAAGCGCCACACCGTTCTGGTGGTGGATGATGACCCTGACCTGCTTCAGCTTCTTACCGATGGGCTTGAATTGCTGGGGCATTTCAGCGTCGTGGGCGCAGAGAATGGCATACAAGGACTCGAACAGTTCTTTGAGATACGCCCGGATTGCATGGTGATTGATGTGATGATGCCCGGTCTGGACGGCTATCAATTGATGAAGGCGCTGCGCGGTGATCCCGAATCCGCCGCCACGCCGCTCATCATGCTGACGGCGCTGGACCAGGACAAGAATCGGTTTGCCGGGCTGGCCTCTGGCGCTGATCACTATCTGATCAAGCCGGTCACGCCGCGCAAGCTGGTCAAGTCGGTGCAGCAAGCCATCGCTATGAGCGCGGGCGAACGCTCCCAACGCCTGCAAGTGTTGGCTCAAGAGAGTGGCGAATTGGTCCTGGAAGAGTAA
- a CDS encoding leucine-rich repeat domain-containing protein, protein MPGENPNQHQRAALPTAELAALQDLAASLQQHGALEEGATIPVFQNQLELQNRHTGVFIEKNAVAALSLRYCGLTSLPESLGQFMRLRRLDVTGNQLTALPQSLGKMFHVKHLYADENQLTSLPESLGNLARLEALHLDANQLTALPESIGQLANLKVLSVYGNPLTTLPVSIGQLTQLTEIRLGRNQLTALPESFWQLVNLQSLIVAETRLAALSEGIGRLTRLRTLDIGHNNLTALPEALGGLTNLTHFLYLSNNHLTALPPTLFERLSRLRYLNVTDNRLTTLPETIGRLSSLIELRLYNNELTALPAALGRLTNLKELHLMNNRLTTLPDTIGSLTHLTHLDLRNNRLMALPESLGTLSNLRQLDLRGNRVIALPACLGDLPSLEKLDLRWNKLASVPAWFHRLEQRGCVIFT, encoded by the coding sequence ATGCCAGGTGAAAACCCAAACCAGCATCAGCGCGCCGCGCTCCCAACCGCCGAACTGGCCGCCCTTCAGGATTTGGCGGCATCACTTCAGCAGCATGGCGCTCTTGAAGAAGGCGCAACCATTCCCGTCTTCCAGAACCAGCTTGAGCTTCAGAATCGTCATACAGGCGTGTTCATCGAAAAGAATGCCGTTGCCGCCCTCTCCCTGCGCTACTGCGGCCTGACCTCGCTCCCTGAATCGCTCGGCCAGTTCATGAGGCTTCGACGCCTGGACGTGACCGGCAACCAGCTTACCGCTCTGCCCCAATCGCTGGGAAAAATGTTTCACGTGAAACATCTCTACGCCGATGAGAATCAGTTGACTTCACTCCCCGAATCGCTGGGAAACCTGGCGCGGCTCGAAGCACTGCATCTCGACGCCAACCAGTTGACCGCCCTGCCCGAAAGCATCGGCCAGCTCGCCAACCTCAAAGTCCTGAGCGTCTACGGCAATCCGCTGACGACGCTTCCCGTCAGTATCGGCCAACTCACCCAACTCACCGAGATACGCCTGGGCCGTAATCAGTTGACGGCGCTGCCGGAGTCGTTCTGGCAGTTGGTCAACCTCCAGTCACTCATCGTCGCAGAAACCCGGCTGGCCGCGCTCTCCGAAGGTATCGGCAGGCTGACCCGGCTGCGCACGCTGGATATAGGCCACAACAACCTGACGGCGCTGCCGGAGGCGCTGGGCGGGCTGACCAATCTCACCCATTTTCTCTACCTCAGCAATAATCATCTGACGGCGCTCCCGCCCACGCTTTTTGAGCGTCTGAGCCGCCTCCGGTATCTGAACGTCACGGACAATCGTCTGACGACCCTGCCTGAAACGATAGGAAGACTCAGCAGCCTCATCGAACTGCGGCTCTATAATAATGAACTGACGGCGCTCCCCGCAGCCCTGGGCAGGCTGACCAACCTGAAAGAACTACACCTGATGAACAACCGGCTGACGACGCTGCCAGACACGATAGGCAGCCTGACGCATCTCACACACCTTGACCTGCGCAATAACCGCTTGATGGCGCTGCCGGAATCGCTGGGCACCCTCAGCAATCTCAGGCAACTCGATCTGCGCGGGAACAGGGTGATCGCGCTCCCCGCGTGTCTTGGAGACCTCCCCAGCCTCGAAAAGCTCGATCTGCGCTGGAACAAGCTGGCCTCTGTTCCCGCGTGGTTTCACCGTCTCGAACAGCGCGGCTGCGTCATCTTCACCTGA
- a CDS encoding methyltransferase domain-containing protein, which yields MAEEAGRDADSWLETKLHNYYPSPPQAVVEGLVKAVRLEQPMEGVSAFANPFGLDDLLVFDDQTLRELMTSDAPGVRVDDLACSLHDAPPPLVEHITRALPRRQRARFRALLQEPAPPQAVEAARRRLLDHLFWELTYWKTPELYEELTEGERLHPDLFRQLRPDLRDKIILDAGAGSGRATFESLRQGARHVYAVEPSPGLLHLLENKLARYGARQITPLRGRFDALPLAARSVDTALACSAFTAEPDEGGEAGLAELRRVTRRGGKIIFIWPRPQDYHWLAAHGFHYVALPMPEEMRVRFRSWRSARRVARRFYARNPAVTRHLLRADQPEVPFSLLGANPPHDYCWLDAP from the coding sequence ATGGCAGAAGAAGCAGGCAGGGACGCCGATAGCTGGCTGGAGACCAAGCTGCACAACTACTACCCCAGTCCTCCGCAAGCAGTGGTCGAAGGATTGGTCAAAGCCGTCAGGCTGGAGCAGCCAATGGAGGGCGTATCGGCGTTTGCCAACCCGTTTGGCCTGGATGACCTCCTGGTCTTCGACGACCAAACGCTGCGCGAGCTGATGACCAGCGACGCGCCCGGCGTGCGCGTAGATGACCTGGCATGCAGCCTGCACGATGCGCCCCCGCCGCTGGTGGAGCACATCACACGCGCCCTGCCCCGGCGGCAGCGGGCGCGTTTCCGGGCGCTGCTGCAAGAGCCAGCCCCGCCGCAAGCGGTGGAGGCGGCGCGTCGGCGGCTGCTGGACCACCTCTTCTGGGAACTGACCTACTGGAAGACCCCCGAACTCTACGAGGAACTGACCGAGGGCGAGCGGCTGCATCCCGATCTCTTTCGCCAGCTTCGCCCGGACCTGCGCGACAAAATCATTCTGGACGCCGGGGCAGGCAGCGGGCGGGCCACATTCGAGTCGCTGCGTCAGGGCGCGCGCCATGTCTACGCCGTCGAGCCTTCGCCCGGTCTGCTGCATCTGCTGGAGAACAAACTGGCGCGCTACGGCGCGCGCCAGATTACGCCGCTGCGTGGACGCTTCGACGCCTTGCCGCTGGCTGCGCGGAGCGTTGATACGGCGCTAGCCTGCTCGGCCTTCACGGCGGAGCCAGACGAAGGCGGCGAAGCCGGGCTGGCCGAACTGCGGCGCGTCACCCGGCGCGGCGGCAAGATCATCTTCATCTGGCCGCGCCCGCAGGATTATCACTGGCTGGCCGCGCATGGCTTCCATTACGTGGCGCTGCCCATGCCAGAAGAAATGCGCGTGCGCTTTCGTTCCTGGCGCAGCGCGCGGCGCGTGGCCCGGCGCTTCTACGCGCGCAATCCGGCGGTCACGCGCCACCTGCTGCGCGCCGACCAGCCAGAAGTCCCTTTCTCGCTGCTCGGCGCGAACCCGCCGCACGATTACTGCTGGCTGGATGCGCCCTAA
- a CDS encoding protein kinase produces MADRVGEQLGNYRLLKLIGRGGFADVYLGEHVRLGNQAAIKVLQTRLESEDIESFQQEARTIGRLTHPNIVRVFDFAVQDGTPFLAMDYAPNGTLRQRYEKGAQAPLDAIIVYVRQVADALQYAHEQRVVHRDVKPENMLIGRLNDILISDFGIAVVSQSSRYQTSKEMVGTVGYMSPEQIQGHPRPASDQYSLGVVVYEWLCGSRPFSGSVTEVATQHLVVAPPPLRKKVPTLASAVEDVVMTALAKDPDQRFGSMRAFATALENAAHAEPSIYSLSTQVNPPIIPPLPGTPSGPHTPSGPNAPAVWSGPSGGPGSGASVPSGGQESDSTPFAPTIAESLPAGGAWGDAETVRSSQAVGSQPSGGPAPAMSDMYGNPSHPWPYGALPGGPQVDFPPPPPPPPPGARSPGSYFAPAAPVVTAPPPKARRSPVLWIVLALIVLLVGGGSATAYAVLTTPHPFITVTSNATGSALSVPPDTILHISGEKFSGNSTITILLDGARAPGAQLVQSDGKGSFTTEVTITDDWTFNTHTLTAKDAKGYVAQNSASIVVIPQPVLDVHSDYQDGTTPAGSSSTSFTITGRRFAPNSTVTFLLDGGTLPGSQPTLTDARGRVEVTLTVTGDWTLGRHTITAQDDQGHSTQTAAPVEIVRQGEAGTPGPHGAPTDNATFNINVTIHTKNASTGEAETFTMTLDVSNGKVCDNSTDTGEPQHYKQTFSDGTFYNETYVLKCSGTYKAGHLVYTQTTTQDTFDLSDGGLCVGETPRVSIRLVGNFSSTTKISGTFRNDAERITCPRIVTFYLLSSNAQTGTWTGNA; encoded by the coding sequence ATGGCTGATCGTGTCGGGGAACAATTGGGGAATTATCGCCTGCTGAAGTTGATCGGGCGAGGCGGCTTTGCGGATGTTTATCTAGGCGAGCATGTGCGCCTGGGCAATCAGGCAGCTATCAAGGTGTTGCAAACGCGCCTGGAAAGCGAAGATATTGAGAGCTTTCAGCAGGAGGCGCGCACGATTGGCCGCCTGACGCACCCCAATATCGTTCGTGTCTTTGATTTTGCGGTGCAGGATGGTACACCATTTCTGGCGATGGATTACGCGCCCAACGGCACGCTGCGCCAGCGTTACGAGAAGGGCGCGCAGGCGCCGCTGGATGCTATCATTGTGTACGTGAGGCAGGTGGCTGACGCGCTGCAATATGCCCACGAGCAGCGGGTGGTCCACCGCGATGTGAAGCCTGAAAATATGCTGATCGGGCGGCTGAATGACATCTTGATCAGCGACTTTGGCATTGCGGTGGTCTCGCAGAGTTCGCGCTACCAGACATCGAAGGAGATGGTGGGAACGGTGGGCTATATGTCCCCGGAGCAGATTCAGGGGCATCCGCGCCCGGCCAGCGATCAATACTCGCTGGGCGTTGTGGTCTACGAGTGGTTGTGTGGCTCACGGCCCTTCAGCGGGAGCGTGACTGAGGTGGCGACGCAGCATCTGGTGGTCGCGCCGCCGCCGCTGCGGAAGAAGGTTCCCACGCTTGCGTCGGCGGTGGAGGATGTGGTGATGACGGCGCTGGCGAAAGACCCCGACCAGCGTTTTGGCAGCATGCGCGCTTTTGCTACCGCGCTTGAAAACGCGGCCCACGCGGAGCCGTCGATCTATTCGCTTTCCACGCAGGTGAACCCGCCAATCATTCCGCCTCTGCCGGGTACGCCATCCGGCCCTCATACACCATCCGGCCCCAATGCGCCAGCGGTCTGGTCCGGGCCATCGGGCGGCCCCGGATCGGGGGCTTCTGTTCCGTCAGGCGGCCAGGAGTCGGACAGCACGCCTTTTGCGCCGACGATTGCCGAGTCGCTGCCCGCCGGGGGAGCCTGGGGCGATGCTGAGACTGTTCGCTCTTCCCAGGCCGTTGGCTCTCAGCCATCGGGCGGTCCGGCGCCCGCTATGTCAGATATGTATGGCAATCCCTCGCATCCCTGGCCCTATGGGGCGCTGCCAGGCGGTCCCCAGGTGGACTTTCCGCCGCCGCCGCCACCACCGCCACCGGGCGCGCGCTCGCCAGGCAGCTATTTTGCGCCAGCGGCGCCTGTAGTTACTGCTCCGCCGCCCAAAGCGCGCCGCAGCCCGGTCTTGTGGATCGTTCTCGCGCTGATTGTCTTGCTGGTTGGCGGCGGCAGCGCCACAGCCTACGCGGTGCTGACGACACCGCACCCATTTATTACGGTCACGAGCAATGCGACGGGTTCGGCTCTGAGCGTGCCGCCGGATACGATCTTGCATATCAGCGGAGAGAAGTTTTCCGGCAACTCGACGATTACTATTCTGCTGGATGGGGCGCGCGCGCCGGGCGCACAGCTTGTGCAGAGCGATGGGAAAGGTTCGTTCACGACCGAGGTGACGATTACGGATGACTGGACGTTCAATACACATACCTTGACGGCTAAGGACGCCAAAGGCTATGTCGCGCAGAACAGTGCTTCCATTGTGGTTATTCCCCAGCCTGTGCTGGATGTACACAGCGATTATCAGGATGGTACGACTCCGGCTGGCTCATCCAGTACCAGCTTTACGATTACCGGGAGGCGCTTCGCGCCCAACTCAACTGTAACCTTCCTGCTGGATGGGGGGACGCTGCCGGGCAGCCAGCCGACGCTAACCGACGCCAGGGGACGGGTGGAGGTGACGCTGACCGTTACCGGCGACTGGACGCTGGGCAGGCATACGATTACGGCGCAAGATGACCAGGGACATAGCACGCAGACCGCCGCTCCGGTAGAGATCGTTCGTCAGGGAGAGGCTGGTACGCCTGGGCCGCATGGCGCGCCCACCGATAACGCGACCTTCAACATCAATGTGACGATACATACCAAGAACGCCAGCACTGGCGAGGCAGAAACCTTTACCATGACGCTCGATGTGAGCAATGGGAAGGTCTGTGATAACAGTACTGATACTGGCGAGCCTCAGCACTATAAGCAGACATTCTCGGATGGCACCTTCTACAATGAGACGTATGTCTTGAAGTGCAGCGGCACGTATAAAGCGGGCCATCTGGTCTATACCCAGACGACTACCCAGGATACGTTTGATCTTTCCGATGGGGGCTTGTGCGTAGGGGAAACGCCCCGCGTCAGCATCCGCCTGGTAGGCAATTTCAGCAGCACAACGAAGATTTCCGGGACGTTTAGGAACGATGCCGAACGCATTACGTGTCCCAGGATCGTGACGTTCTATCTGCTTTCGTCGAACGCTCAGACTGGCACATGGACGGGAAACGCCTAG
- a CDS encoding HAMP domain-containing sensor histidine kinase: MRSLLPSGPSPRLSPRPAAEPAPQRPGLARFRAAQFWTRPKILATLMALLAVFMAFTPAPVGAAISEIALVLGLLFAAACSFGASRRAEPGRERWAWRCMALAEVGYACAEVIVPWLPATRHTLPRLGGTATFFLPFSVLGAGAAILFPAIETTGVRLARVALDACIVAGALFGPALVVLIAPRITSGAQVDYGAMALPVVDVAALFTLVALLARGVQQTYRFAFFWLVGGFFCFACADALFSYLTLPGIHAYSPGLPIVDLFWIAGACAFGLAPLALLTRSEAADSEWGWLEQFTRPADTLRRPRMLGQFFLLASPVVALFGLLALTEGTAPASVTRLLELLIFLVALLIILRQTLTMRDLLDAQAATARAQQLEALKDQFITSINHELRTPMMTMQGYIELLDDLQEQVQFEKRREMLERARRASASLVQLLQSILDVRRIDQEASDFVPQAVNVSAAVQAALTLVDPHQEHFSERALIVRIPEELTIWGEAIRLQQILTNLLSNALKYSPPGTTIQVQARTIAERGPILPGWGRNPSLGRSPVEITVQDEGLGIPPEQNALLFRRFVRLPRDMASRIRGTGLGLYLCRVFAEAMGGAIWVESSGVPGEGSTFYLRLPTPAGDAGAVLPGFPPEASRERQEEAIAGRLSRGPGKVAANQ; this comes from the coding sequence ATGCGTTCTTTATTGCCGTCTGGCCCTTCTCCCCGTCTCTCGCCCCGGCCTGCCGCAGAGCCAGCGCCTCAGAGGCCAGGGCTGGCGCGATTCCGCGCTGCCCAGTTCTGGACCCGGCCCAAAATCCTGGCGACTCTGATGGCGCTGCTCGCCGTCTTCATGGCGTTCACGCCAGCGCCTGTGGGAGCGGCGATCAGCGAGATAGCCCTGGTCCTGGGCCTGCTCTTTGCTGCCGCCTGTAGCTTTGGGGCGAGCAGGCGAGCGGAGCCGGGCCGAGAGCGTTGGGCCTGGCGCTGCATGGCCCTGGCAGAAGTTGGCTACGCCTGCGCCGAAGTCATCGTTCCCTGGCTCCCGGCCACCCGCCATACCCTCCCCAGATTGGGCGGGACGGCGACCTTCTTCTTGCCCTTCTCTGTGCTGGGGGCGGGCGCGGCCATCCTGTTCCCGGCGATTGAGACAACTGGCGTCAGGCTGGCGCGTGTGGCGCTGGACGCCTGCATCGTCGCCGGGGCGCTGTTTGGCCCCGCGCTGGTTGTGTTGATCGCCCCACGCATCACCAGCGGAGCGCAGGTGGACTATGGGGCGATGGCGCTGCCGGTGGTGGATGTCGCTGCCCTGTTCACGCTGGTGGCCTTGCTGGCGCGGGGTGTCCAGCAGACCTATCGCTTCGCCTTCTTCTGGCTGGTGGGGGGCTTCTTCTGCTTTGCCTGCGCCGATGCGTTGTTTAGCTATCTGACCCTGCCGGGGATTCACGCTTATTCGCCCGGGCTGCCCATCGTTGACCTCTTCTGGATAGCCGGGGCTTGCGCGTTCGGCCTGGCTCCGCTGGCGCTGCTTACCAGGAGCGAGGCCGCCGACTCTGAGTGGGGATGGCTGGAACAGTTCACCAGACCTGCCGACACGCTGCGCCGCCCCCGCATGCTAGGCCAGTTCTTTTTGCTCGCCAGCCCTGTGGTGGCGCTCTTCGGTCTGCTGGCCTTGACTGAAGGCACAGCCCCGGCCAGCGTGACGCGCCTGCTGGAACTGCTCATATTTCTGGTCGCGTTACTCATCATCCTGCGCCAGACCCTCACCATGCGCGATCTGCTTGATGCGCAGGCGGCCACCGCGCGCGCCCAGCAGTTGGAGGCACTGAAAGATCAGTTCATCACCAGCATCAATCACGAACTGCGCACGCCGATGATGACCATGCAGGGCTATATCGAACTCCTCGACGATTTGCAAGAGCAGGTTCAGTTCGAGAAGCGCAGAGAGATGCTGGAACGGGCGCGCCGGGCGAGCGCGTCTTTAGTGCAGTTGTTGCAGAGCATTCTGGACGTGCGGCGGATCGATCAGGAGGCCAGCGATTTCGTCCCCCAGGCTGTCAACGTCAGCGCGGCAGTTCAGGCGGCGCTCACGCTCGTCGATCCCCATCAGGAACACTTCAGCGAGCGGGCGCTCATTGTGCGCATTCCCGAAGAGTTGACGATCTGGGGTGAAGCCATCCGGCTGCAACAGATTTTGACCAATCTGCTCTCGAATGCGCTCAAATACTCCCCGCCAGGGACCACGATCCAGGTGCAGGCGCGAACCATAGCGGAGCGGGGTCCGATCCTGCCGGGGTGGGGAAGAAACCCCAGCCTGGGCCGCTCGCCCGTTGAGATTACGGTGCAGGACGAAGGGCTGGGCATCCCTCCCGAACAAAACGCGCTGCTCTTCCGCCGCTTCGTGCGCCTGCCGCGTGACATGGCCTCGCGCATTCGCGGGACCGGCCTTGGGCTGTACCTGTGTCGGGTCTTTGCCGAAGCGATGGGCGGGGCCATCTGGGTAGAGAGCAGCGGCGTCCCAGGAGAAGGCTCCACCTTCTATCTGCGCCTGCCCACCCCTGCTGGGGACGCCGGGGCCGTCCTCCCCGGATTCCCGCCAGAGGCTTCCAGAGAGAGGCAAGAGGAGGCAATTGCAGGACGCCTCTCCAGGGGGCCAGGCAAGGTCGCGGCCAACCAGTAA
- a CDS encoding response regulator: MFRNFLPTVVVADPDMFYQQRIAISLQQGFRCILTGSLRETYWAILCERPALVILELNQPDGDGIALIQHLQADPALKGILIACVTQRATIRDKVRAFRAGADDYIVKPLSSSFFGQMLLLRRAGHMARGYAVAAR, from the coding sequence ATGTTCAGAAACTTTCTTCCCACGGTGGTAGTGGCCGATCCAGATATGTTTTATCAGCAGCGCATCGCCATCTCGCTTCAGCAGGGGTTCCGCTGCATCCTCACAGGCTCTTTGCGCGAAACGTATTGGGCGATTCTCTGCGAACGGCCCGCTCTGGTCATTCTGGAACTGAACCAGCCTGATGGCGATGGGATTGCCCTCATCCAGCACCTGCAAGCCGATCCGGCCCTGAAAGGCATCCTGATTGCCTGCGTCACCCAGCGAGCCACGATCAGAGACAAGGTGCGCGCCTTTCGGGCGGGAGCGGATGATTATATCGTGAAACCGCTCTCCTCCAGCTTCTTTGGGCAGATGCTCCTGCTCAGGCGCGCCGGTCATATGGCGCGTGGCTACGCGGTTGCGGCGCGGTGA
- a CDS encoding MarR family transcriptional regulator codes for MEDFSARAAPFREVLAAQKMISHELFRTAMPKWIHLDLTMGQLKTLAALAARQEMNISALAETLEVSKPTASVLVDQLVQLGYAERTEDAEDRRRTLVAPTQAGSDLVAQLRQSGPQDRMVRWLETMNPADLAALTRGLTALAAIAERDIAQSPAAAG; via the coding sequence ATGGAAGACTTCTCAGCGCGCGCGGCCCCCTTTCGTGAGGTACTTGCCGCGCAAAAAATGATCTCGCATGAACTCTTCCGCACCGCCATGCCAAAGTGGATTCACCTGGACCTGACGATGGGCCAGCTCAAAACGCTCGCAGCACTGGCAGCGCGCCAGGAGATGAACATCAGCGCGCTGGCGGAAACCCTGGAAGTGAGTAAACCAACCGCCAGCGTCCTGGTGGACCAGTTGGTGCAGCTTGGCTATGCCGAACGAACCGAAGACGCCGAAGATCGGCGGCGCACGCTCGTCGCGCCCACCCAGGCTGGCAGCGATCTGGTGGCGCAACTGCGCCAGAGCGGGCCACAAGATCGCATGGTGCGCTGGCTGGAGACTATGAACCCGGCTGATCTGGCTGCCCTGACACGCGGGCTGACAGCGTTGGCCGCCATCGCTGAGCGCGACATCGCTCAATCACCCGCCGCAGCAGGATGA
- a CDS encoding dienelactone hydrolase family protein, which yields MSTAAPIHDQTISFPFGKTTRSAYDARPEGTGPFPGIVMIHEIFGLNENIKDIARRFAREGYAALAVDLFAGRNRALCMSRVMYAMLVTPLKHSGLNELSAALDHLGEQPEVDSERVGAIGFCMGGGFAIAWACTDARLKAIAPFYGSNPRPLKAVERACPVVGSYPEKDYTAKAGQKLDAALAQYNIPRDIKIYPGAQHSFFNDQGTHHDAAASADAWQRVLSFFGERISSPAARPKSAEA from the coding sequence ATGAGTACAGCCGCGCCAATTCACGACCAGACCATCAGCTTTCCCTTTGGCAAGACCACGCGCAGCGCCTACGATGCCCGCCCGGAAGGAACCGGGCCGTTCCCTGGGATCGTGATGATCCACGAGATTTTTGGCCTGAACGAGAACATCAAGGACATCGCGCGCCGCTTCGCCCGCGAGGGCTACGCCGCGCTGGCCGTTGATCTCTTTGCCGGGCGCAATCGCGCCCTGTGCATGTCTCGCGTCATGTACGCAATGCTCGTCACGCCGCTGAAGCACAGCGGCTTGAACGAACTGAGCGCCGCGCTTGATCACCTTGGCGAGCAGCCAGAAGTGGACAGCGAGCGGGTGGGCGCGATTGGCTTCTGCATGGGCGGCGGGTTCGCCATTGCCTGGGCCTGCACCGATGCGCGGCTCAAAGCCATCGCGCCCTTCTATGGGAGCAATCCGCGCCCGCTGAAGGCGGTGGAGCGCGCCTGCCCGGTGGTCGGCTCGTACCCCGAAAAGGACTACACCGCCAAAGCCGGCCAGAAGCTGGATGCCGCGCTGGCGCAGTACAACATCCCGCGCGACATCAAAATCTATCCGGGCGCGCAGCACTCGTTCTTCAACGACCAGGGGACACACCATGACGCCGCTGCCTCGGCGGACGCCTGGCAGCGCGTACTGTCCTTCTTCGGCGAACGCATCAGTTCCCCAGCAGCCCGGCCCAAAAGCGCCGAAGCATAG
- a CDS encoding MDR family MFS transporter, translated as MAQDVTLDSAAGMGASAESAGTQLSQQRLVPILVGLMLGMLLAALDQTVVGTAMPRVIADLGGQNIIWVYTAYLLASTVGVPIYGKLSDIYGRRIFFMGGMILFLLGSALSGTSQDMTQLIIYRGIQGLGAGALMPIAQAIIGDIFPPSERGKWQGLFIAVFGLATILGPLLGGAITDNWGWRWVFYVNMPVGAVALVAAGLTIPGRFTHRQHKVDYLGSAALILWSVPLLLAVSFGGNQIAWDSWQSIALFAFAAVMLAAFIIIELRAAEPIISPRLFRDSIFTVSTVTTFLLSGGMFGAILFLPYFVQDVLGESATNSGEVLTPMMLGFMFSSIVGGQLLSRTGRYKVLALSGFVVAAAGMFLLSRMDPHTTDGELVRNMIITGLGIGVMMSLFTIVVQNAFPIQRLGEVTSTLTFFRSIGSTIGLTVLGAVMTNTFTSNLQANIPPALKPFIPISQLTNVGQSSSGSGIDVQQIFAHFGQQAPVLLQQLEAAVKTSFSSALTDLFLIGTGMMVLCFILTLFLREIPLRKSNKPTSESEQKPDAEAEPVPADFAL; from the coding sequence ATGGCACAGGACGTTACGCTCGATTCAGCCGCCGGGATGGGGGCTTCGGCTGAAAGCGCCGGTACCCAACTCAGCCAGCAGCGGCTCGTCCCCATTCTGGTTGGCCTGATGCTGGGCATGCTGCTGGCAGCCCTCGATCAGACCGTCGTTGGCACCGCCATGCCCAGGGTGATCGCCGACCTGGGCGGCCAGAACATCATCTGGGTCTACACCGCCTATCTGCTGGCCTCGACGGTGGGCGTCCCCATCTATGGCAAGCTGTCGGACATCTATGGCCGACGTATCTTCTTCATGGGCGGGATGATCCTCTTCTTGCTCGGCTCGGCGCTCTCCGGCACCAGCCAGGACATGACACAGTTGATCATCTATCGCGGCATTCAGGGCCTGGGCGCGGGCGCGCTCATGCCGATTGCCCAGGCGATCATTGGCGACATCTTTCCTCCGTCCGAGCGCGGCAAGTGGCAGGGTCTTTTTATCGCCGTCTTTGGCCTGGCAACCATCCTGGGGCCGCTCCTGGGCGGGGCGATCACCGATAACTGGGGCTGGCGCTGGGTCTTCTACGTCAACATGCCCGTTGGCGCTGTCGCGCTTGTGGCCGCCGGGCTGACCATCCCAGGCCGCTTCACGCACCGCCAGCACAAGGTTGACTATCTCGGTTCTGCGGCGCTCATCCTCTGGTCGGTGCCGCTCTTGCTGGCGGTCTCGTTTGGCGGCAATCAGATTGCCTGGGATTCCTGGCAGAGCATCGCGCTCTTTGCGTTCGCAGCAGTGATGCTGGCCGCCTTTATCATCATTGAACTGCGCGCCGCTGAACCAATCATCAGTCCGCGCCTCTTCAGGGACAGCATTTTCACGGTTTCGACGGTGACGACGTTCCTGCTGAGCGGGGGCATGTTCGGGGCCATCCTCTTCCTGCCCTATTTCGTGCAGGACGTGCTGGGGGAGTCGGCGACCAATTCAGGCGAGGTTCTGACGCCCATGATGCTCGGCTTCATGTTCAGCAGCATCGTCGGCGGCCAGTTGCTCTCGCGTACCGGGCGCTACAAAGTGCTGGCGCTCTCCGGCTTCGTCGTGGCCGCAGCGGGCATGTTCCTGCTCTCGCGTATGGACCCGCATACGACTGACGGCGAACTGGTGCGCAACATGATTATCACTGGCCTGGGCATCGGCGTCATGATGAGCCTGTTCACCATTGTGGTGCAAAACGCCTTCCCCATCCAGCGCCTGGGCGAAGTCACGTCCACGCTCACCTTCTTCCGTTCCATCGGCAGCACGATTGGCTTGACGGTGTTGGGCGCGGTGATGACCAATACCTTTACCAGTAACCTGCAAGCGAATATCCCTCCGGCCCTCAAGCCCTTCATTCCGATCAGCCAGTTGACCAATGTCGGGCAGAGCAGCAGCGGCAGCGGCATTGACGTTCAGCAGATCTTCGCGCATTTCGGCCAGCAAGCGCCGGTCCTCTTGCAGCAGCTTGAGGCAGCAGTGAAGACCAGCTTCTCATCGGCGCTGACAGACCTCTTCCTCATCGGCACGGGGATGATGGTCCTCTGCTTCATCCTGACGCTTTTCCTGCGCGAGATTCCGCTGCGCAAGAGCAACAAGCCGACCAGTGAGAGTGAGCAAAAGCCAGATGCCGAGGCCGAGCCGGTCCCAGCCGATTTCGCCCTGTGA